One Candidatus Binataceae bacterium genomic window, ACAAGCTCAAGACCGTGCTCGGGATCCTGCCGATCAAGCGCGAAGCGATGGCGGCCTACATGAAGGTCAATGTGAAAGACCTTTCGAGCGCGAGCGGGCATCTCGATCGCTACGCGGGCAAGTCCGAAGAAGAGGTGCGCGCCGATTCTCTCGCATCCAATTTAGCGCTAATGACTTCATTGGCAGGCGAGGTTGCTGGCTTCAATATTATGAGCGGCGGAGGGCCGTCGCTCGCTATCGAACTCGCGCTCAAGTTCAACGCCTGGCGCAAGGAGAACTTCAAATGAACCGGGTCGCCACCAATGGCCACGCGAAGCCATCTGCCAGTGCGTCGCGCGAAAAGCTCGAGCGGGAAAAAGTCGAAGAGGCGGTGCGCACGATCCTGCGCTTCATGGGCGAGGATCCCGATCGCGAAGGCCTCGAGCGCACACCGCAGCGCGTCACCAAGGCGTTCGAGTATTTCTCCGCCGGCTATCGCAAGGATCCCAAGGAAGCGATCAACGGCGCGCTCTTCACCGAGGAAGACTACCAGGAGATGATCCTGTGCAAGGACCTCGACTTCTACTCGCTCTGCGAGCATCACCTGCTGCCGTTCATGGGCAAGGCGCACGTCGCCTACCTGCCGAATCGCAAGATCGTCGGGTTGTCCAAGCTCGCGCGGATGGTCGAGATCTTCGCCCGCCGCCTCCAGGTGCAGGAGCGGATGACGACGCAGATCGCGCGTACTTTGATGGATGAGATCGATCCGCTGGGCGTTGCCGTGGTGCTCGAGGCCGAGCACATGTGCATGCGGATGCGCGGCGTCGAGAAGCAGAATTCCTTTGTCACGACCTCGGCGATGCTCGGCGTGTTCCGTACCAATGTCGAGACCCGTCACGAGTTCATCAACCTGTTGCGGCAAGGTCATCGCTAGAGTTCACTGACTGTCGATGCCTGCCGCGAGCGAAAAACAACTCGATGCTCTAGGGCGCTATGCGCTGAAGCTCGTCAAACCGGGCCAGGTGCTGGGCCTCGGCACGGGCCGCGCCGCGAGCGCATTCATCAAGGCGCTCGGTGAGAGTGGGGTCAAGGTGCGGGGCGTGCCGACCTCGAATGGGAGCGCGGAGCTTGGACGCTCGGTCGGAATCGAGGTGGTGGAGCTGAGCGACGTCGCTCGCATCGATATCGATTTCGACGGCGCCGACGAAGTCGATTCGCGCCTCAACCTGATCAAGGGCTATGGCGGCGCGCTGGTGCGGGAAAAGATCGTAGTCGCCTCGTCGCGCCGCTTCGTGGTGCTCGTGGGTGAGGAGAAGGTCGTGCCGCGCCTCGGAACGCGCGGCAGCCTGCCGGTGGAGATCGTTCCGTTCGCGCTGCCTCTTGTCACGCGCGCAGTGAAATCGCTCGGTCTGAAAGCGCTGCTGCGCGAGAAAGATGGTCAGACGTTCCGGACCGATAACGGCAATTTTATTTTAGATTGCAAACTGAAGCCGATCGCGAATGCCGCCAAGCTCGACCGCGACCTGCTCGCGATCCCAGGGGTGGTCGGCACAGGAATCTTCATCGGCATGTCCGACATAGTGCTAATCGCCAACGCCGACGGCACCATCAAAACCCTCCGCCCCAAAAGTTGATATCTGCCGCATCGAATTCCGAAATAACCTCGCCCGCAAAGCGGGAGAGGTCGGCTGGCGAGCAGCTTGAGATGTCTGAGTTCAAGCTGCTTGCCGGCCGGGTGAGGGTGCCGCGGCGTGAGCGCGCCAGAATGTGCGCAGCGAGAATTGGTGCGAGCTTCGAGCGCTGCACCCTCACCCGCGCCTCACGGTACTTGCGAAAAAGAATCGCAAGCGCGGCGCCGCGCGACCTCTCCCGCCGTGCGGGCGAGGTTATTTCGAAGAGCGCTCCGCAGATTTGAGATGGCGACGAGGCCGAACACTCCGCCGCATGCCGATCTTGGAAAGATCTATCGCGCCGCTATTGATGCGGTCGAGCCGGGAGCATTGATCGCGAAGGCGCTGGCCAGCGACGAAATCGACTCGATGCTCGCCGGATCACCACGCATCTTTCTCCTCGCTATCGGCAAGGCTGCGCGCGCGATGGCTCTGCAAGCTGAGAAGAGCATCGGCGCGAAGCTTACCGGCGCAATCGCGGTTGTGCCCGAAGGATTAGCGACGCCGCAATCCGATTCGAGAGTGCGGTTCCTGGTTGGCGCGCATCCGCTGCCCGACGAGCGATCCGTCGCCGCTGCGGATGCCGCTCTTGCGATGCTGTCACAAGCTCAGCCCGACGATCTCGTGATCGTCGCGCTGAGCGGCGGTGCCTCCGCGATGTTCGTGAAGCCGGTCACTGATGTTCCCCTTGCCGACAAGATCGCGACGACAAAGTTCCTGCTGCGCGCCGGCGCGAACATCCGCGAGCTGAATCTCGTGCGCAAGCATCTGTCGCAGGTGAAGGGCGGCGGGCTCGTGCGGGCAATCAACGGTGCGCGAGTGCTCACATTGATTCTGTCGGATGTTCCGGGCAACGATCTCGCCACGATTGGCTCGGGCGTTACCGCGGCTGACCCCACGACGTTCGCCGATGCGATCGCAGTGCTCAAGCGTCGCACTATATGGGGCCGCACGCCCGAATCCGTTCGCGATCCTCTCGAACGCGGAGTCGCGGGCGAGATCGCCGAGACGGTCAAGAGCGGCGATCCGATCATGTCGCGCGTGACTAACATGATCATAGGCGACAACTCGACCGCGCTCGATGCCGCCGAAGTCGCCGCGCGCGATCTCGGCCATACCGTGATGCGTGCTCCCGCGCTCTCCGGCGAAGCTGCGGATCTCGCGCGCACGCTGGCACACTATTTACGCTCGATTCGCGACAAGAATGTCTGCGTGTTATCGGGAGGCGAGCCTGTAGTCACCGTGCGCGGTTCGGGCCGCGGCGGACGCGCGCAGCATCTGGCGCTCGCGCTTGCGATTGAGCTCGCCGGCAATGCGAATATCGCAGCGCTATGCGCCGGCACCGACGGTATCGATGGGCCGACCGACGCCGCTGGAGCTTACGTGTTCCCCGACACTCTCGGGCGCGCCGAAGCGCTCTCGCTGAGCGCCCCCGATGCGCTTCGTCGTGCGGACGCATACACTTTCTTCAAACAACTCGGCGACTCGCTCGTCACCGGTCCGACTGGAACTAACGTCACCGACGTGTTTATCGGGCTCGTGAATCAGAGCTAGCGCCGGAAACGGGAGTGCAGTGCGGAGCAACGGAAAGCGACCAGTAAAGTTGATTAAGGCGCGGCGCGCGGCCGCGGGCAGCCACCAGGTGACGCTGATCTCGGGCGACGGCGTGGGACCCGAAGTGATC contains:
- the folE gene encoding GTP cyclohydrolase I FolE; its protein translation is MNRVATNGHAKPSASASREKLEREKVEEAVRTILRFMGEDPDREGLERTPQRVTKAFEYFSAGYRKDPKEAINGALFTEEDYQEMILCKDLDFYSLCEHHLLPFMGKAHVAYLPNRKIVGLSKLARMVEIFARRLQVQERMTTQIARTLMDEIDPLGVAVVLEAEHMCMRMRGVEKQNSFVTTSAMLGVFRTNVETRHEFINLLRQGHR
- the rpiA gene encoding ribose-5-phosphate isomerase RpiA encodes the protein MPAASEKQLDALGRYALKLVKPGQVLGLGTGRAASAFIKALGESGVKVRGVPTSNGSAELGRSVGIEVVELSDVARIDIDFDGADEVDSRLNLIKGYGGALVREKIVVASSRRFVVLVGEEKVVPRLGTRGSLPVEIVPFALPLVTRAVKSLGLKALLREKDGQTFRTDNGNFILDCKLKPIANAAKLDRDLLAIPGVVGTGIFIGMSDIVLIANADGTIKTLRPKS
- a CDS encoding DUF4147 domain-containing protein codes for the protein MATRPNTPPHADLGKIYRAAIDAVEPGALIAKALASDEIDSMLAGSPRIFLLAIGKAARAMALQAEKSIGAKLTGAIAVVPEGLATPQSDSRVRFLVGAHPLPDERSVAAADAALAMLSQAQPDDLVIVALSGGASAMFVKPVTDVPLADKIATTKFLLRAGANIRELNLVRKHLSQVKGGGLVRAINGARVLTLILSDVPGNDLATIGSGVTAADPTTFADAIAVLKRRTIWGRTPESVRDPLERGVAGEIAETVKSGDPIMSRVTNMIIGDNSTALDAAEVAARDLGHTVMRAPALSGEAADLARTLAHYLRSIRDKNVCVLSGGEPVVTVRGSGRGGRAQHLALALAIELAGNANIAALCAGTDGIDGPTDAAGAYVFPDTLGRAEALSLSAPDALRRADAYTFFKQLGDSLVTGPTGTNVTDVFIGLVNQS